Below is a genomic region from Bacteroidia bacterium.
AATTGTTCTGCGCGTTTGCTGAGTTCGGGCCATTGGGGTAGTGGTTGGGGTAATAGTGGTTTTAATGCATTACTCAACATTTTCCTACGTTGATTAAACCCCATTTTCACTACTTGTATAAATGATTTTTCATCGCAATCCAATTGTTTGACCTGATTTCTGGTAAGTCGTAATACGCCGGATTTTACTTTAGGTGGTGGATTAAAAACATGTTCATCTACAGTGAACAAATATTCAGCATTATAAAAGGCTTGAAGCAATACACTTATAATACCGTAGTCCTTATTTCCGGGTCCGGAAGCAACCCGTTGAGCTACTTCTTTTTGAAACATACCGGTAATTTCGGGTACCTGGTCTCGGTGTTCAAAGGCTTTAAAAAGGATTTGGGAAGAAATGTTATATGGGAAATTTCCTACGATAGCTAAAGGTTCATTCCCCCATTCTTTCCAATCCATTTGAAGGAAATCCCCTTGGATAAGGTGAAGTCCTTTGAATTTTTCTTTATTTAAAATAAGGTATTCGACGCTTTCGTTGTCAATTTCTGCTGCCATCAACTGGATGCCGGGTTTAGCAAGCAGGTAGCGGGTTAAAATTCCTGTTCCCGGACCAATTTCCAGAACTTTGGAATACCCGTTTAATGTAATGGAATCTGAAATTTTTTCTGCTATGGAATTGTCTTTAAGGAAATGTTGGCCTAAGTGTTTTTTTGCTCGAACCTGA
It encodes:
- the rsmA gene encoding 16S rRNA (adenine(1518)-N(6)/adenine(1519)-N(6))-dimethyltransferase RsmA; protein product: MKGKHPKKKSDYSSDQVRAKKHLGQHFLKDNSIAEKISDSITLNGYSKVLEIGPGTGILTRYLLAKPGIQLMAAEIDNESVEYLILNKEKFKGLHLIQGDFLQMDWKEWGNEPLAIVGNFPYNISSQILFKAFEHRDQVPEITGMFQKEVAQRVASGPGNKDYGIISVLLQAFYNAEYLFTVDEHVFNPPPKVKSGVLRLTRNQVKQLDCDEKSFIQVVKMGFNQRRKMLSNALKPLLPQPLPQWPELSKRAEQLSVADFIELSKKIIQHSNLSKTKLS